Proteins co-encoded in one Metabacillus sp. KUDC1714 genomic window:
- the ispF gene encoding 2-C-methyl-D-erythritol 2,4-cyclodiphosphate synthase encodes MIRIGQGYDVHQLVEGRPLIIGGIEIPYEKGLLGHSDADVLLHTVADACLGAIAEGDIGKHFPDTDPNFKDADSAKLLIHVWKLVKERGYELGNIDCTIIAQKPKMAPHIGNMRERIAELLEADISQVNVKATTTEKLGFTGRQEGIASQATVLIQKRK; translated from the coding sequence GGACAAGGCTACGATGTTCATCAATTAGTTGAAGGTCGCCCTTTAATAATTGGTGGGATTGAAATTCCGTATGAAAAAGGATTGTTAGGTCATTCAGATGCGGATGTTTTATTACATACTGTTGCAGATGCTTGTTTAGGAGCAATTGCAGAAGGAGACATCGGAAAACATTTTCCTGATACCGATCCAAACTTCAAGGATGCAGATTCGGCTAAGTTACTAATCCATGTTTGGAAGCTTGTAAAAGAAAGAGGATATGAGTTAGGAAACATAGACTGTACAATCATCGCGCAAAAACCGAAAATGGCTCCACATATAGGTAACATGAGAGAACGTATCGCTGAATTGCTTGAAGCAGATATTTCCCAGGTGAATGTGAAGGCAACAACAACAGAAAAGCTAGGCTTTACCGGCAGACAAGAAGGGATTGCGTCACAGGCAACGGTTTTGATTCAGAAACGAAAGTAA
- the gltX gene encoding glutamate--tRNA ligase yields the protein MANEVRVRYAPSPTGHLHIGNARTALFNYLFAKNQGGKFIVRIEDTDKKRNIEGGEESQLKYLKWLGIDWDESVDVGGEYGPYRQSERNEIYKKYYEQLLEKGLAYKCYCTEEELEKEREEQIARGETPQYSGKHADITVEEQKSLEDQGLQPSIRFRVPANREFRFKDMVKGDISFESEGMGDFVIVKKDGTPTYNFAVAVDDHLMEISHVLRGEDHISNTPKQIMIYEAFGWDVPVFGHMTLIVNENRKKLSKRDESIIQFIEQYEELGYLSDALFNFIALLGWSPGGEEEVYNKEQLIEIFDPARLSKSPAVFDTQKLAWMNNQYIKQLELDVLISLSLPHLIKAGKVSDNMSEEEAERIHGLIALYQEQMSYGAEIVSLTELFFKEDITYNEEAKAVLEGEQVPEVLSAFINELKIVEDFSADNVKASIKAVQKATGQKGKNLFMPIRVAITGQMHGPDLPKSIAVLGKSKVISRLENIIS from the coding sequence ATGGCAAATGAAGTAAGGGTACGTTATGCCCCAAGTCCTACTGGGCATTTACATATTGGAAATGCGAGAACGGCATTATTTAACTATCTATTCGCAAAAAATCAAGGCGGGAAATTCATTGTCCGTATTGAAGATACCGATAAAAAGCGAAATATTGAAGGTGGAGAAGAAAGTCAATTAAAGTATTTAAAGTGGCTTGGAATTGACTGGGATGAGAGTGTAGATGTTGGTGGAGAGTATGGCCCATACCGCCAGTCTGAAAGAAATGAAATCTATAAGAAATATTATGAGCAACTACTAGAAAAAGGTTTGGCTTATAAATGCTATTGTACAGAAGAGGAATTGGAAAAAGAACGTGAGGAACAAATTGCTCGTGGTGAGACACCACAGTATTCTGGAAAGCATGCGGACATAACAGTCGAAGAGCAAAAGAGCCTTGAAGATCAAGGGTTACAGCCGAGCATTCGATTTAGAGTTCCAGCAAATAGAGAATTTCGCTTCAAAGATATGGTGAAAGGTGACATTTCATTTGAATCAGAAGGTATGGGTGACTTCGTTATTGTCAAAAAAGATGGTACACCTACCTATAATTTTGCGGTAGCAGTTGATGATCACTTAATGGAAATTTCTCATGTATTACGTGGCGAAGATCATATTTCGAATACACCAAAGCAAATCATGATTTATGAAGCCTTTGGATGGGATGTTCCTGTATTCGGACATATGACGTTAATTGTCAATGAAAATCGTAAAAAGCTAAGTAAACGAGACGAATCAATTATTCAATTTATTGAGCAATATGAGGAACTAGGTTACCTTTCAGATGCCTTATTTAACTTTATTGCTCTTCTTGGTTGGTCTCCAGGTGGAGAAGAAGAGGTATATAATAAAGAGCAACTAATTGAAATTTTTGATCCTGCTCGTTTATCCAAATCTCCTGCTGTTTTTGACACACAAAAGCTTGCTTGGATGAATAACCAATATATTAAGCAATTAGAGTTAGACGTACTTATTTCTCTATCTTTACCACACTTAATAAAAGCTGGTAAAGTATCGGATAATATGAGTGAGGAAGAAGCTGAAAGAATTCACGGGCTAATTGCTCTTTATCAAGAACAAATGAGCTATGGTGCAGAAATTGTAAGCTTAACTGAATTGTTCTTCAAAGAGGACATCACATACAATGAGGAAGCAAAAGCAGTTCTAGAAGGTGAACAGGTTCCTGAAGTGTTATCAGCATTTATTAATGAGCTAAAAATTGTTGAAGACTTTTCAGCAGACAATGTAAAGGCCTCAATTAAAGCTGTCCAAAAGGCTACTGGTCAAAAGGGCAAGAACTTGTTTATGCCAATTCGTGTTGCCATTACTGGTCAAATGCACGGTCCTGATTTACCGAAATCAATAGCGGTTTTAGGTAAAAGTAAAGTGATTTCAAGATTAGAAAATATTATTAGTTAA
- the cysE gene encoding serine O-acetyltransferase: MMKEDVEVVFEQDPAARNYFEVILTYSGLHAIWGHRIAHAFYKKKLFFLARTVSQISRFFTGVEIHPAARIGRRFFIDHGMGVVIGETCEIGDNVTVFQGVTLGGTGKEKGKRHPTIKDHALIATGAKVLGSITVGAYSKIGAGSVVLKDVPDHSTVVGIPGRVVIQNGRRVDQDLNHCDLPDPVADRFKELESELSSLRNEVQQLRKGTSEHDNKVVQYANKAKGNV; the protein is encoded by the coding sequence ATGATGAAAGAAGATGTAGAGGTCGTGTTCGAACAAGATCCAGCTGCTAGAAACTACTTTGAGGTCATATTAACGTACTCTGGATTACATGCGATTTGGGGTCATCGTATTGCTCATGCATTTTACAAAAAGAAACTTTTCTTCTTAGCGAGAACAGTTTCTCAAATTAGCCGATTTTTTACAGGAGTTGAAATCCATCCTGCTGCAAGAATTGGTCGCAGGTTTTTTATTGATCACGGTATGGGAGTCGTAATCGGTGAAACCTGTGAAATTGGTGATAATGTTACGGTTTTCCAAGGAGTTACTCTAGGTGGAACTGGTAAGGAAAAAGGTAAAAGGCACCCTACAATTAAAGATCATGCATTAATTGCCACAGGAGCAAAAGTGTTAGGATCTATCACTGTTGGTGCATACTCTAAAATAGGAGCAGGTTCTGTTGTACTGAAGGATGTTCCAGATCATTCAACTGTTGTGGGAATTCCAGGTAGAGTAGTCATACAAAACGGTAGACGGGTTGATCAAGATCTAAATCACTGTGATTTACCAGATCCAGTTGCAGATCGTTTTAAAGAGTTAGAGTCAGAGCTTTCAAGCTTAAGAAATGAAGTACAACAGTTAAGGAAAGGAACGAGTGAACATGACAATAAAGTTGTACAATACGCTAACAAGGCAAAAGGAAACGTTTGA
- the cysS gene encoding cysteine--tRNA ligase — MTIKLYNTLTRQKETFEPLEAGKVKMYVCGPTVYNYIHIGNARPAIVYDTVRRYLEYSGYEVNFVSNFTDVDDKLIKAANELGEDVPTIAERFIDAYFEDVSALGCKRATIHPRVTESIDIIIDFIQALIDKGYAYEAGGDVYYKTREFKEYGKLSHQSIDELRLGNRIGVGEKKLDALDFVLWKAAKEGEISWESPWGNGRPGWHIECSAMAKKYLGDTIDIHAGGQDLTFPHHENEIAQSEALNQKPFAKYWMHNGYININNEKMSKSLGNFVLVHDIIKEIDPQVVRFFMLSVHYRHPINFSQDLLESTKNAFERLTTSYVNLQHRKNSSTNLTDNNGWWLSKINEYHLQFKKEMDDDFNTANAISVLFDLSKQANYYLQEQNTSEEVIQAFLNEFDQLGAVLGVKFAQADLLDDEIDLMIEQRIQARKDRNFALADEIRDKLKDLNIILEDTPQGTRWKRS, encoded by the coding sequence ATGACAATAAAGTTGTACAATACGCTAACAAGGCAAAAGGAAACGTTTGAACCACTTGAAGCAGGGAAAGTGAAAATGTATGTATGTGGTCCAACAGTCTATAATTATATTCATATAGGAAATGCCAGACCAGCAATCGTTTACGATACAGTAAGAAGATACTTAGAATATAGTGGATATGAAGTAAACTTTGTATCTAACTTTACTGATGTTGATGATAAATTAATTAAAGCAGCAAATGAACTTGGCGAGGATGTACCAACAATTGCAGAGCGCTTTATCGATGCTTATTTTGAAGATGTTTCGGCACTTGGATGCAAGCGGGCTACAATTCACCCACGTGTTACCGAAAGCATTGATATTATCATTGACTTTATTCAAGCATTGATTGATAAAGGATATGCTTATGAGGCTGGTGGAGATGTTTATTATAAAACAAGAGAATTTAAGGAGTATGGTAAGCTTTCACATCAGTCAATTGATGAACTACGTTTAGGTAACCGGATTGGTGTAGGAGAGAAGAAACTTGATGCGCTGGATTTTGTTTTGTGGAAAGCGGCGAAGGAAGGAGAAATTTCCTGGGAAAGTCCTTGGGGGAATGGTCGACCTGGTTGGCATATAGAATGCTCAGCTATGGCAAAAAAATATCTTGGAGATACGATAGACATACATGCAGGTGGCCAAGATTTAACCTTCCCACACCATGAGAATGAAATTGCTCAATCAGAGGCTTTAAATCAAAAACCATTTGCAAAGTACTGGATGCATAATGGTTATATAAATATAAATAATGAAAAGATGTCTAAATCATTAGGAAATTTCGTATTAGTCCACGATATCATTAAAGAAATTGACCCACAAGTTGTTCGTTTCTTTATGCTATCTGTCCATTATCGACATCCAATCAACTTTTCACAAGATTTATTGGAAAGTACAAAAAATGCATTTGAACGATTAACTACATCTTATGTTAATCTTCAACACCGAAAGAATAGTAGCACAAATTTGACTGATAACAATGGATGGTGGCTTAGTAAAATCAACGAATATCATCTTCAGTTTAAAAAAGAGATGGATGATGATTTTAATACAGCTAATGCAATATCTGTTCTGTTTGACTTGTCAAAACAAGCGAACTACTATTTACAGGAACAAAATACGTCAGAGGAAGTCATTCAAGCTTTTCTTAATGAGTTCGATCAATTAGGAGCAGTGTTAGGTGTTAAATTTGCACAGGCAGATCTTCTGGATGATGAAATTGACTTAATGATTGAGCAACGTATTCAAGCTAGAAAAGACCGTAATTTTGCATTAGCAGATGAAATTCGTGATAAATTAAAAGACTTAAATATTATTTTAGAGGATACGCCTCAAGGAACAAGATGGAAACGTAGTTAA
- a CDS encoding Mini-ribonuclease 3: protein MFLDFETIKDSKLLNSLALAYIGDAVYEIYVRHHLIAKGNIRPNQLHNQAKRYVSAKAQASILHHLFSSESFTEEELAVIRRGRNAKSGTIPKNTDVQTYRYSTAFEALIGHLYLEKKHNRMEELIHASFEFIND from the coding sequence ATGTTTTTAGATTTTGAAACAATTAAAGATTCGAAGCTTTTGAATAGCTTAGCATTGGCTTATATAGGTGATGCTGTCTATGAAATTTATGTAAGGCATCACCTTATAGCCAAAGGGAATATACGACCAAACCAGCTTCATAACCAAGCGAAAAGGTATGTTTCTGCAAAAGCTCAAGCTAGTATTTTGCATCATTTATTCTCATCAGAGAGCTTTACTGAAGAAGAATTAGCTGTTATTAGACGGGGGAGAAATGCAAAATCAGGGACAATTCCGAAAAACACAGATGTACAAACATACCGATATAGTACAGCGTTTGAAGCGTTGATCGGACATCTTTATTTAGAAAAAAAGCATAATCGAATGGAAGAACTGATACATGCTTCATTTGAGTTTATTAATGATTAA
- the rlmB gene encoding 23S rRNA (guanosine(2251)-2'-O)-methyltransferase RlmB, with protein sequence MDQDYIIGRNPVIEVLKSSRDINKIWVAENSLKGQAQQITKLAKEKGVTINFVPKKKIDQMVEGNHQGVVAQVAAYEYVHVDDILLNAEKRGELPFLLLLDEIEDPHNLGSIMRTADAVGAHGIVIPKRRAVGLTATVAKASTGAIEYIPVARVTNMARTIEELKERGVWIVGTDAKGADDYRNLDGKMPLALIIGSEGKGIGRLIKEKCDFLIKMPMVGHVTSLNASVAASLLMYEVYRKRHPLGE encoded by the coding sequence ATGGATCAAGATTATATTATTGGACGTAATCCTGTAATAGAGGTGTTAAAGTCATCTCGAGATATTAATAAAATATGGGTTGCTGAAAATTCATTAAAAGGACAAGCACAGCAAATAACGAAGCTTGCAAAAGAAAAAGGTGTAACGATCAACTTTGTGCCAAAGAAGAAAATTGATCAAATGGTGGAAGGTAATCACCAAGGTGTGGTGGCACAAGTAGCTGCTTATGAATATGTTCATGTTGATGATATTTTACTTAATGCAGAAAAAAGAGGTGAACTACCTTTCCTACTGTTATTAGATGAAATTGAAGATCCACATAATTTAGGATCAATTATGAGAACAGCAGACGCTGTTGGTGCACATGGAATCGTGATTCCTAAAAGAAGAGCAGTAGGATTAACGGCTACAGTCGCTAAAGCTTCTACTGGTGCAATTGAATATATCCCCGTTGCCCGTGTAACAAACATGGCGAGAACAATAGAAGAATTAAAAGAACGAGGGGTTTGGATCGTAGGAACAGATGCCAAAGGTGCGGATGATTACCGTAATTTAGACGGAAAAATGCCACTAGCCCTCATTATAGGAAGTGAAGGAAAAGGAATTGGTCGTCTTATTAAAGAAAAATGCGACTTCTTAATTAAAATGCCAATGGTGGGACATGTTACATCATTAAATGCTTCTGTTGCAGCAAGCCTTTTGATGTATGAGGTATACAGAAAGCGACACCCTTTAGGGGAGTAG
- a CDS encoding NYN domain-containing protein, with protein MDILLVDGYNIIGAWPFLQRLKKDNLSEARNQLIEKMAEYQAYTGYRVIIVFDAHLVKGIEKKQKNYRVEVIFTRENETADERIEKLAISLNNIKTQVHVATSDFTEQWAIFGQGALRKSARELLNEMDSIEGRIKHRVKKIEEKRPSSKILFPDDVMEKLEKWRRGNL; from the coding sequence ATGGATATCCTATTAGTTGATGGATATAACATTATCGGGGCTTGGCCCTTTTTACAAAGGCTTAAGAAGGACAATCTTTCTGAGGCAAGAAATCAATTAATTGAAAAAATGGCTGAATATCAAGCCTATACTGGTTACCGAGTTATTATCGTTTTTGATGCACACCTTGTAAAAGGAATTGAAAAAAAGCAAAAAAACTATCGAGTAGAGGTTATTTTCACTCGAGAGAACGAGACTGCAGATGAGCGTATTGAAAAGCTAGCAATATCATTAAACAATATTAAAACTCAAGTTCATGTTGCTACATCGGATTTTACTGAACAATGGGCGATATTTGGGCAAGGTGCACTTCGTAAATCAGCGAGAGAGTTGTTGAATGAGATGGATTCCATAGAAGGTAGAATTAAACACAGAGTGAAAAAGATTGAGGAAAAACGTCCATCTTCAAAAATATTATTTCCTGATGATGTCATGGAAAAGCTAGAGAAGTGGCGCAGGGGGAATTTATAG
- the sigH gene encoding RNA polymerase sporulation sigma factor SigH produces MNSPFNKGKVNREEFGLLEDEQVVELVHNGDSEALDYLITKYRNFVRAKARSYFLIGADREDIIQEGMIGLYKAIRDFKEDKLTSFKAFAELCITRQIITAIKTATRQKHIPLNSYVSLDKPIYDEESDRTLMDVISGAKVMDPEELIINQEEFDDIEVKMGELLSDLERKVLVLYLDGRSYHEISEELNRHVKSIDNALQRVKRKLERYLELREISL; encoded by the coding sequence TTGAATTCACCATTCAACAAGGGTAAGGTCAACAGGGAAGAATTTGGATTATTGGAAGACGAACAAGTGGTTGAACTCGTGCATAATGGAGATAGTGAAGCACTTGACTACTTAATTACTAAATATCGAAATTTTGTACGAGCAAAAGCAAGATCGTATTTTTTAATTGGTGCGGATCGAGAGGATATTATTCAAGAGGGAATGATTGGTTTATATAAAGCCATTCGTGACTTTAAAGAGGACAAGCTCACTTCATTTAAGGCATTTGCTGAATTATGTATTACCAGGCAAATCATTACCGCTATAAAAACCGCTACTCGTCAAAAACATATTCCGTTAAATTCTTATGTATCATTGGACAAGCCGATTTATGATGAAGAATCGGATCGGACATTAATGGATGTTATTTCCGGTGCAAAAGTTATGGACCCTGAAGAGCTCATCATTAATCAAGAGGAATTTGATGACATTGAGGTTAAGATGGGTGAATTATTAAGTGATTTAGAACGAAAGGTGCTGGTCTTATATTTAGACGGCCGTTCATATCACGAAATTTCAGAAGAATTAAATAGACACGTGAAGTCCATCGATAATGCATTGCAGCGTGTAAAGAGAAAACTTGAACGGTATTTAGAATTAAGAGAAATTAGTTTGTGA
- the rpmG gene encoding 50S ribosomal protein L33: protein MRKKVTLACTSCGSRNYTTMKNITSTNERLEVNKFCKVCNSHTNHRETK from the coding sequence ATGCGAAAAAAAGTAACGTTGGCTTGTACTTCCTGTGGAAGTAGAAACTATACTACAATGAAAAATATAACGAGCACAAATGAACGGTTAGAAGTCAATAAATTTTGTAAAGTCTGTAATTCGCATACGAACCACCGTGAAACAAAGTAG
- the secE gene encoding preprotein translocase subunit SecE, with product MQRLVNFFRDVSREMKKVSWPKGKELTRYTITVVSTVVFVGVFFAVIDLGISSLIRLIFE from the coding sequence ATGCAACGTTTAGTTAATTTTTTCCGAGATGTATCTCGTGAAATGAAGAAGGTTAGTTGGCCGAAAGGTAAAGAATTGACAAGGTATACAATTACGGTTGTATCCACTGTAGTATTTGTTGGTGTTTTCTTTGCGGTCATTGACTTAGGTATTTCTTCTTTAATTCGTTTAATTTTTGAATAA
- the nusG gene encoding transcription termination/antitermination protein NusG: MEKNWYVVHTYSGYENKVKANLEKRVESMGMEDKIFRVVVPEEEETDYKDGKKKVVKKKVFPGYVLVEIVMTDDSWYVVRNTPGVTGFVGSSGHGSKPTPLLPDEVSFILKRMGMDERRVEFDYELKETVKVTEGPFANFTGSIEEIDQDKNKLKVLVNMFGRETPVELDFEQVSKL, encoded by the coding sequence ATGGAAAAGAATTGGTATGTTGTACACACATATTCAGGTTATGAAAATAAGGTAAAAGCAAATCTAGAGAAACGTGTAGAATCTATGGGCATGGAAGATAAAATATTCCGTGTGGTAGTACCTGAAGAGGAAGAAACAGATTATAAGGACGGCAAAAAGAAAGTTGTAAAGAAAAAAGTCTTCCCTGGATATGTACTAGTTGAGATTGTAATGACTGACGATTCTTGGTATGTTGTTCGTAATACGCCCGGAGTAACTGGGTTTGTTGGTTCGTCTGGTCATGGGTCAAAACCAACACCTCTATTACCTGATGAAGTGAGTTTCATCTTAAAACGCATGGGTATGGATGAGCGTAGAGTTGAATTTGATTACGAATTGAAAGAAACAGTGAAGGTCACAGAAGGACCGTTTGCAAACTTTACTGGATCGATCGAAGAAATTGATCAAGATAAAAATAAGCTTAAAGTTCTTGTTAATATGTTTGGACGTGAAACACCTGTAGAGTTGGACTTTGAACAGGTAAGTAAATTATAA
- the rplK gene encoding 50S ribosomal protein L11 has translation MAKKVIKIVKLQIPAAKANPAPPVGPALGQAGVNIMGFCKEFNARTADQAGLIIPVEITVFEDRSFTFITKTPPAAVLLKKAAGIESGSGEPNRNKVATVKRDKVREIAETKMPDLNAASVESAMRMVEGTARSMGIVIED, from the coding sequence GTGGCTAAAAAAGTAATTAAAATTGTAAAATTGCAAATTCCTGCAGCTAAAGCTAATCCAGCTCCACCAGTTGGTCCTGCATTAGGTCAAGCTGGTGTTAATATCATGGGATTCTGTAAAGAATTTAACGCTCGTACAGCTGATCAAGCTGGCTTAATCATTCCAGTTGAAATCACGGTATTCGAAGACCGTTCATTTACATTTATTACGAAAACTCCGCCTGCTGCTGTTCTTCTTAAAAAAGCGGCTGGAATTGAGTCTGGTTCTGGTGAACCAAACCGTAATAAAGTAGCGACAGTTAAGCGTGACAAAGTACGTGAAATAGCTGAAACAAAAATGCCTGATTTAAACGCAGCAAGCGTTGAATCAGCAATGCGTATGGTTGAAGGTACTGCACGTAGCATGGGTATCGTTATCGAAGACTAA
- the rplA gene encoding 50S ribosomal protein L1 has protein sequence MAKRGKKLVEAAKLVDRTKFYAVQEAVELVKKTSVVKFDATVEVAFRLGVDPKKADQQIRGAVVLPNGTGKTQRVLVFAKGEKAKEAEAAGADFVGDADYITKIQQGWFDFDVIVATPDMMGEVGKLGRVLGPKGLMPNPKTGTVTFDVTKAVNEIKAGKVEYRLDKAGIIHVPIGKVSFDDSKLVENFTTVFETLLKAKPAAAKGTYMKSVNTTSTMGPGVKVDTSSFSVK, from the coding sequence ATGGCTAAAAGAGGTAAAAAGTTAGTAGAAGCTGCTAAGCTTGTAGATCGTACTAAGTTTTATGCGGTTCAAGAAGCAGTGGAACTAGTTAAAAAAACTAGTGTTGTTAAGTTTGACGCAACTGTAGAAGTTGCTTTCCGTTTAGGAGTTGACCCTAAGAAAGCTGACCAACAAATTCGTGGTGCAGTAGTACTTCCTAATGGTACTGGTAAAACTCAACGTGTATTAGTATTTGCTAAAGGCGAGAAAGCGAAAGAAGCTGAAGCTGCTGGTGCAGATTTCGTTGGTGATGCTGATTATATCACTAAAATCCAACAAGGTTGGTTTGACTTCGATGTAATCGTTGCGACACCAGACATGATGGGTGAAGTTGGTAAATTAGGTCGTGTATTAGGACCAAAAGGTTTAATGCCAAACCCTAAAACTGGAACTGTAACATTTGATGTTACAAAAGCTGTTAATGAAATTAAAGCTGGTAAGGTTGAATACCGTCTTGATAAAGCTGGTATCATCCATGTTCCTATCGGTAAAGTATCATTTGACGATAGCAAACTAGTTGAAAACTTCACAACAGTTTTCGAAACATTATTAAAAGCAAAACCAGCTGCAGCAAAAGGAACTTATATGAAGAGTGTTAATACTACTTCTACAATGGGACCTGGCGTTAAAGTTGACACTTCAAGTTTTTCTGTAAAATAA
- the rplJ gene encoding 50S ribosomal protein L10 has translation MSAIIEQKKQIVDEITTKFRESKSTIVVDYRGLTVGEVTELRKQLRDAGIDFKVYKNTMTRRAVEQAELTGLNDALTGPNAIAFSSEDVVAPAKILNDFAKKHEALEIKAGVIEGNIATVEEVKALAELPSREGLLSMLLSVLQAPIRNLALATKAVADQKEEQGA, from the coding sequence ATGAGCGCAATTATCGAACAAAAGAAACAGATCGTTGACGAGATTACTACTAAATTTCGTGAAAGCAAATCTACTATCGTTGTAGACTACCGTGGATTAACTGTAGGTGAAGTTACTGAACTACGTAAGCAATTACGTGATGCAGGTATCGACTTCAAAGTATACAAAAACACGATGACTCGCCGTGCTGTAGAACAAGCTGAACTTACTGGTCTTAATGACGCCTTAACTGGTCCGAATGCGATTGCATTCAGTTCTGAGGATGTTGTTGCTCCAGCAAAAATTTTAAATGACTTCGCTAAAAAGCATGAAGCACTTGAAATCAAAGCTGGTGTAATTGAAGGTAATATCGCTACAGTTGAAGAAGTTAAAGCTCTTGCTGAACTTCCATCACGCGAAGGTTTACTTTCTATGTTGCTTAGCGTTCTTCAAGCTCCAATCCGTAACCTTGCACTTGCTACTAAAGCTGTTGCAGATCAAAAAGAAGAACAAGGCGCATAA